Proteins encoded within one genomic window of Empedobacter falsenii:
- a CDS encoding T9SS-dependent choice-of-anchor J family protein, which produces MIKNLFFIGCLFLTPQLFAQTVVFEENFDTPERQALWTIGELDGDEDTWEFVDAAEAETPSFSGSFAWSWSWFFEALTPDNTLTSPVFKIPEGNKTELTFKVSAADNEEGFFEEHYAVYVIPANSTFTGTETAAFEETLDAGYFDVAKTVNVDISKYAGQDVQLVFRHYKCTDILYIGLDDVKVTQEKLSTSDLNKSTISVYQDNGLVKVSGINDVKKIKIFDMSGNLVREVDESEANISALPKGIYIVNFYSGDNVISRKIVK; this is translated from the coding sequence ATGATTAAAAATTTATTCTTTATAGGATGTCTATTTTTGACTCCTCAACTTTTTGCACAAACAGTCGTTTTTGAAGAAAACTTTGATACCCCAGAAAGACAAGCATTGTGGACGATTGGAGAATTAGATGGAGACGAAGATACTTGGGAGTTTGTAGATGCTGCAGAAGCTGAAACTCCTTCTTTTAGTGGTTCTTTTGCTTGGTCTTGGTCATGGTTTTTTGAGGCTTTAACACCTGATAATACATTAACAAGTCCAGTTTTTAAAATTCCTGAAGGAAACAAAACAGAATTGACTTTTAAGGTTTCTGCTGCAGATAATGAAGAAGGTTTTTTTGAAGAACATTACGCGGTTTATGTAATTCCTGCAAATTCAACTTTTACTGGTACAGAAACAGCAGCTTTTGAAGAAACATTAGATGCTGGATATTTTGATGTTGCTAAGACAGTTAATGTGGATATTTCAAAATATGCTGGACAAGATGTTCAATTGGTATTCAGACATTATAAATGTACAGATATTTTATACATTGGTTTAGATGATGTAAAAGTCACGCAAGAAAAATTATCAACTTCTGATCTTAATAAATCAACTATTTCTGTTTATCAAGATAATGGATTGGTTAAAGTTTCAGGAATAAACGATGTCAAAAAAATTAAAATATTTGATATGTCAGGTAATCTTGTTAGAGAGGTTGATGAGTCAGAGGCAAATATTTCCGCTTTACCAAAAGGAATTTATATCGTTAATTTCTATTCTGGAGATAATGTTATTTCAAGAAAAATTGTAAAATAA
- a CDS encoding methionine aminotransferase has product MIKSKLPNVSTTIFSVMSQLANEHQAINLAQGFPDFNADSELISRLNYYSTQNYNQYAPMTGVEKLRVLLSEKYSNLYQSDYDFQNEINITSGASQAIFNVISTLIHPNDEVIIFEPAYDLYQPAVELFGGKIVPILLKYPEYSIDFEELKQKINDKTKLIIVNNPNNPTGKILSENDLKQFEQILKDSNCYLLADEVYEHITFDGKSHQSFAKLKSVKDKVFIIGSFGKLFHITGWKIGYILAEKELMKEFRKCHQFNTFSTHTPSQYAIADYLENPDHYLHLNDFFQQKRDLFVKGLALTNFEVLPCEGTYFVSANYAKISDLSDEEFVKQLTIKNKVATIPISAFYHHKTDNKVIRFCFAKKDETLLMALENLKSL; this is encoded by the coding sequence ATGATAAAATCTAAACTACCCAATGTTTCGACAACCATTTTTTCGGTGATGAGTCAATTGGCAAATGAACATCAAGCGATTAATTTGGCACAAGGCTTTCCTGACTTTAATGCAGATTCTGAATTAATTAGTCGTTTAAATTATTATTCAACACAAAATTACAATCAGTACGCGCCAATGACTGGCGTCGAAAAATTGCGTGTATTACTTTCAGAAAAATATTCTAATCTTTATCAATCTGATTACGATTTTCAGAATGAAATTAACATTACAAGCGGCGCAAGTCAAGCTATTTTTAATGTTATTTCTACATTAATTCATCCAAATGATGAAGTAATTATTTTTGAACCTGCTTACGATTTATATCAACCAGCGGTTGAATTATTTGGAGGAAAAATTGTTCCAATTCTGCTAAAATATCCTGAATATTCAATCGATTTTGAAGAATTGAAGCAAAAAATCAATGATAAAACGAAATTAATTATCGTTAATAATCCGAACAATCCAACAGGAAAAATTTTATCCGAAAATGATTTGAAACAATTTGAACAAATCCTAAAAGATTCGAATTGTTATTTACTTGCAGATGAAGTTTATGAGCATATTACATTTGATGGAAAATCGCATCAAAGTTTCGCAAAATTGAAATCGGTAAAAGACAAAGTGTTTATTATTGGTTCTTTCGGAAAATTATTTCACATTACAGGCTGGAAAATCGGTTACATTTTAGCCGAAAAAGAATTGATGAAAGAGTTTAGAAAATGTCATCAATTTAATACGTTTTCTACTCATACGCCATCACAATATGCAATTGCAGATTATTTAGAAAATCCAGATCATTACTTGCATTTAAATGATTTTTTTCAACAAAAAAGAGATTTATTTGTTAAAGGTTTAGCTTTAACAAATTTTGAAGTTTTACCTTGCGAAGGGACTTATTTTGTAAGTGCAAATTATGCTAAAATAAGTGATTTATCTGATGAAGAATTTGTAAAACAGTTAACCATCAAAAATAAAGTTGCAACTATTCCAATTTCGGCATTTTACCATCATAAAACAGATAACAAAGTCATCCGATTTTGTTTCGCTAAAAAGGATGAAACACTTTTAATGGCTTTAGAAAATTTGAAAAGTTTGTAG
- the ychF gene encoding redox-regulated ATPase YchF — protein MKCGIVGLPNVGKSTLFNCLSNAKAQSANYPFCTIEPNVGTVSVPDTRLNQLEAIVNPERVVPAVVEIVDIAGLVKGASKGEGLGNQFLGNIRECNAIIHVLRCFENENITHVDGSINPLRDKETIDIELQLKDLDTVTKRIDKSKKAAKAGNKDEQKVVEVLTAVIAHLEELKNVREMDLDEKEQEIVDSLQLITSKPVLYLCNVDESAAKDGNEWVEKVKEAVKDEHAEVLILAAQIEADINELETFDERQIFLEELGLEEPGVNRLIRSAYTLLDLETYFTAGVKEVRAWTIRKGSTGPQAAGVIHTDFEKGFIRAEVIKFEDFITYGSESKCREAGKLNVEGKAYIVQDGDIMHFLFNV, from the coding sequence ATGAAATGTGGAATTGTTGGATTGCCTAATGTTGGTAAATCTACTTTATTTAACTGTTTGTCGAATGCAAAAGCGCAATCGGCGAATTATCCTTTCTGTACAATTGAACCAAATGTAGGAACAGTTTCTGTACCAGATACTCGTCTAAATCAGTTAGAAGCAATTGTAAATCCAGAGCGCGTTGTGCCTGCGGTTGTAGAAATTGTAGATATTGCTGGTTTGGTAAAAGGAGCAAGTAAGGGAGAAGGTTTAGGAAATCAATTTTTAGGAAATATCCGCGAGTGTAATGCAATTATTCACGTTTTACGTTGTTTCGAAAACGAAAATATTACACACGTTGATGGTTCTATTAATCCATTACGTGATAAAGAAACAATTGATATTGAGTTGCAATTGAAAGATTTGGATACCGTTACAAAACGTATCGATAAATCTAAAAAAGCAGCAAAAGCGGGAAATAAAGACGAACAAAAAGTTGTAGAAGTTTTAACAGCTGTAATCGCTCATTTAGAAGAGTTGAAAAATGTTCGTGAAATGGATTTGGACGAAAAAGAGCAAGAAATTGTGGATTCGTTACAATTAATTACTTCTAAACCAGTTTTGTACTTATGTAATGTAGATGAATCTGCTGCAAAAGACGGAAACGAGTGGGTAGAAAAAGTAAAAGAAGCTGTAAAAGATGAACACGCAGAAGTGTTGATTTTAGCGGCACAAATTGAAGCTGACATCAATGAATTAGAAACGTTTGATGAGCGTCAAATTTTCTTAGAAGAATTAGGATTAGAAGAGCCAGGTGTTAATCGTTTGATTCGTTCTGCTTACACATTGTTAGATTTAGAAACATATTTCACAGCAGGTGTAAAAGAAGTTCGTGCTTGGACAATCAGAAAAGGTTCTACAGGACCACAAGCGGCAGGAGTTATTCACACTGATTTCGAGAAAGGATTTATTCGTGCAGAGGTTATTAAATTTGAAGATTTTATTACTTACGGATCTGAATCTAAATGTCGTGAAGCAGGAAAATTGAACGTAGAAGGAAAAGCATACATCGTACAAGATGGTGACATTATGCATTTCTTGTTTAATGTTTAA
- a CDS encoding thioredoxin family protein: protein MKLKALIVSFMIAFAGIVNAQTATEILTKAQNQAKVENKNVFLIFHASWCGWCKKMEKNMDDPAVKPYFDANYVKTFITVQERAEKKNLETPGGDAINEKLGGKDQGLPFWVILNSTGKVLEDSRVNGENLGGPASEEEVNHLITKLEKTTKNDKVDPEKIKEVFILKKK from the coding sequence ATGAAATTAAAAGCCTTAATCGTAAGTTTTATGATTGCTTTCGCAGGAATCGTAAACGCGCAAACAGCAACAGAAATATTAACTAAAGCTCAAAACCAAGCGAAAGTTGAAAATAAAAATGTCTTTTTAATTTTTCATGCTTCGTGGTGCGGATGGTGTAAAAAGATGGAAAAAAATATGGACGATCCAGCTGTGAAACCATATTTTGATGCGAATTATGTCAAAACATTTATTACTGTACAAGAACGTGCAGAAAAGAAAAATTTAGAAACGCCAGGAGGAGATGCTATCAATGAGAAATTAGGTGGAAAAGATCAAGGTTTACCTTTTTGGGTAATTTTAAATTCGACTGGAAAAGTTCTAGAAGATTCTCGCGTAAATGGAGAAAATCTTGGAGGCCCAGCTTCTGAAGAAGAAGTAAATCATTTGATTACAAAACTTGAAAAAACAACGAAAAACGATAAAGTTGATCCAGAAAAAATCAAAGAAGTTTTTATCTTGAAAAAGAAATAA